CCCGACCTACCTTTACGTCATTTCCTGACGCTGTCGCGTTCCTTCCTTTTCCCTCAGCCACTCGTAGTCTGCGGTAAGAAGAAAACGTGCTCCTTAACAAAATcgggtttttatttattgtttctcTGGATTATTTGCGGGATTTTTCAAGATAGTTCTGTGTGTAATGCTGATTCAATGAgaattttgtgtatatataggtGTAGTGACCTTTTAAATAATGTACTAGGCTTTATACATGTGTACGGCGGTGCGCAGAAGTTCCTGTGCTATGTAGCATTAGCCTAGCTGCTAGCCCTCTACATGATGCTAGTTCTGGTGGCTAACGAGAACGGCTAGTGTGATTAGATTCGTTAGTTTCACGAGCTGGGACTTTACGTTAATTAAATTCTCGAGCCGTTACATTCATTAGTTGCTggttgtaagagagagagtgtgtgtgtgtgtgtgcgcgcgcgcgcaaaGAGAACTGAGTATTAAGTCTCTTGTTTGTAGTTAATAGCTAACATTATTGTCGTGTTTAGGTCTTGAAAGCCTTAAACATCTACACCATGCAGAACGACGCTGGAGAATTCGTGGACCTCTACGTCCCCCGTAAAtggtaaataaaaaagatttttttccttGTGTAATACATTCAAGACGTGTTATTGCATATTCACTATGGCGCATAACGATCCCTAGAGTCATTGAAAGGTAAATGACACATGTGAGTGATTGCGTTTCTCTCTGCAGCTCTGCTAGCAACAGAATTATTGGTGCAAAGGACCATGCCTCCATTCAGATCAACATTGCTGAGGTAAACAAGCTCATCTTCACGTTGATCCCTGTGTTTGTGAAATCTGACATTGTGGATGATGTTCTGCCTTTGTCTCATTTGTCTCAACTGGGTTGCATGCATTCAAGTTTGTCATGAAAATATTACTATATAGGCTGTGAGGTATAACAACCCAGTGTCTTTAATGATGTATGAATTCTACCAAATgcatacatatttttttacacttatgtaacctgttttttttttttcccctgtcgtgttttttttttggttacaaATCAGCTGCTACAAAAGTTTCAGCGTCAGTCTGATTCTTTCCCAGTGATGCTGTTCAAGTCTGGTAAAGGTGCTCTCTGTTGCACTTCACCTGTATGATAAATGTCCCATTCTCTTCCAAACTTTTTCAGGTTGACAAGGTCACCGGCAGGTTCAATGGCCAGTTCAAGACCTACGCTATCTGTGGTGCTATCCGTAGAATGGTAAGATGTAGATTGAATTGGTTAAGTCATGTGGAGCACAGTCGGAAGGAATAAAATGAGGTTTTTTAGTCAAATGACATTTTCTGCCCTGCATGTTTTTGTCTGCTGTTGATGAGCTAAAAGCCATGCCATAGAATCAAAAATACTTTTTCCTCATCGCATAACATAAGCTCAGGTTTCCCCAAATTGAAATGTGCATATGTAGAAATCATAAAAGCTTATTTTTCATGAAGCAGGAATATATATTAGGCATGTAGCTGTTTATGAAGCACTAGGTGGTTTGTAAATCCCAACAGAGTTCAGGACAAAATCAAACATGgctttaatgcttttttttttaattcctagGGTGAAGCCGATGATTCTCTCCTGAGGCTGGCAAAGAATGACACAATTGTGTCAAAGTAAGTAACTTTTTGTAAAAGACCTTACATAATTAAACCTTTTCTGATGGTACTGGTAAATATttggaaatatttacatttaaacatttatttcattttgattcCATTTAAACATTCATGTGCTTGGATTTGAGTTCAGTCTGTCATTTCTAACACTACAGATGGCTGTTCAGTTAGTTTAGCAAACATTTTTGATTATTCTCTCAAACCTTTGAACAGCTGAAAGTCAAAGTTGGTGTAAAAGtctattgtgtttattgtggttTCTAATTGCATTCTTTTCTTGTTGCAGGAACATCTAAGTTTAAGGAAAGGACACCTGGTGtttctttgtaaaataaaatgtaaacgaaaacgagttgtgtagtgtgtttttatGATGTTTCTCAGCATTGGaggtgcttttatttttttgttcagtaaCAAAGCTTTGTTAATgactttactaaaaaaaaaaacaatttccaaTGTCCTTACCAATGTTGAAATGGCTAGTGTTCCTCATTCCTCACCTTTGCTGTTGGTCATCTGGCATTAGCAAATCACAGCTATATAGCATTTCCCTTAATGACGCATATTTTTGTGGTTGTAAAATACTATGCTGAGATCAAGCAAGGAGACACTGATCATGGCCGCTATCAGATCATTCACTACTTTATATAGTGCTGTCTCCATACTATGATGAGGcttaaattcaatttatttgtatagcgccttttacaaactattttatccctaatgagcaagcctgcggtgatggtggcgaggaaaaactccctttgttgatctgaggaagaacccttgagaggagccaggctcagaagagaaccaatcctcatttgggtgactctggacagtaaataatgtaactgtaactaatgTTCTTTCTAGAACAGCAATCAAgtgcccatgaggaactattaggtcagtgtagtttgagttcattatagacactaattccttgctgttgcAAGATGACGGATGTAACAGCAGATCTATGATGGTGTGatagtccccaagtggctctgtccatggctgtctcctggtcacaggcactctgaccaggggtagaggcagtggtcatactggaaactcagaacactgggagctcaggaatGGTAtgtatagctcaacagagaaCGATATTAAGTAAGCTTGTGATTGTGTCATGTTTTAAGACAATGTAtgttatgtgtaaagtgcaggcagggactctggcaagactagctatgacagcataactaaaagggagagccagaaggtgacagacatgaaggcttcctgggacatgaAGCGTCCAACTACttcagtcagcaaacctgagtaaCTTGTGATGGTGGTAaggcgacagcatccaaacatcccagtacaccaagcactctatgc
The DNA window shown above is from Hemibagrus wyckioides isolate EC202008001 linkage group LG15, SWU_Hwy_1.0, whole genome shotgun sequence and carries:
- the rps21 gene encoding small ribosomal subunit protein eS21 isoform X1 — encoded protein: MQNDAGEFVDLYVPRKCSASNRIIGAKDHASIQINIAEVDKVTGRFNGQFKTYAICGAIRRMGEADDSLLRLAKNDTIVSKNI
- the rps21 gene encoding small ribosomal subunit protein eS21 isoform X2, giving the protein MQNDAGEFVDLYVPRKCSASNRIIGAKDHASIQINIAEVDKVTGRFNGQFKTYAICGAIRRMGEADDSLLRLAKNDTIVSK